The Xiphophorus couchianus chromosome 3, X_couchianus-1.0, whole genome shotgun sequence genome segment atgtaaatatcggcaggctcaaattcgatattgccaaaaaatgcatccccctcctagcttgaaaaaataaagagtcaagagggattttaccttttctacataattacacttatcctcttagctactggtatgaatgtcatatcaataggatgacatttgaggaaaatagagggggcatgcatattttggcaggctaatgataggccttgccgtaaaatgcatcccctgctaacttggataaataaagagttaagagtggaataactttttctacataatcacacttgttctatgaattgctggtataagtttcatatcaataggataatatttgaggaaaatagagggggcatgcatattttggcaggctaatgataggccttgccaaaaaatgcatcccctgctaaaatggagaaataaagagttaagagtggaataactttttctacataatcacacttgttctatgaactgctggtataagtttcatatcaataggataatatttgaggaaaatagagggggcatgcatattttggcaggctaataataggctttgccaaaaaatgcatcccctgctaaaatggagaaatacagagttatgagtggaataactttttctacataatcacacttgttctatgaactgctggtataagtttcatatcaatattataatgtttgaggaaaatagaggaggcatgcatattttggcaggctaataataggctttgccgtaaaatgcatcccctgctaaaatggagaaataaagagttaagagtggaataactttttctacataatcacacttgttctatgaattgctggtataagtttcatatcaataggataatatttgaggaaaatagagggggcatgcatattttggcaggctaataataggctttgccaaaaaatgcatcccctgctaaaatggagaaataaagagttaagagtggaataactttttctacataatcacacttgttctatgaactgctggtataagtttcatatcaatattataatgtttgaggaaaatagagggggcatgcatattttggcaggctaataataggctttgccgtaaaatgcatcccctgctaaaatggagaaataaagagttaagagggattttaccttttctacgtaatgacacttgttctctgagctacttctgtaaagtttcatatcaacaggacaatagacaggggatacaaatattgtcaggctcagaaattaaaatcatcccccttacattaatagactagacagtaaagggtgatataaaatattctacacaacgggcttctgttttgtaatgctttaagccattattgtgtcaaaagaaaaatcggggaatttcaaaccatctgcggagaccattttcatcagacactgactgaaaaacgttcgactcagatgtttcaataaagctataaaaaccgtatttatttcaattaatctgcgaaataaaacccaccgttttatgtCTTACATGATTAAGAAACGTGATGATGTtacaaatatcttcaaaaatgtcctctttggtcatatttcagtccgttttctcatcaatatgcgagagtttagagcgatgcgcgctcccgcgacaggggatgcaatttccggcaggcatgcatttctgggcataacaccGGCTCCTTCGTCCACGTAGGCGCAGGCGATTCTCCTTGGTGGCTGTGTCCTTGGCGCGCCACCTGCAGCCcttgatgttttcctttttgctgcCGTCATCCGGATCACAGCCACCGGGGGCATCTGCCTGCGCCTGCTCACCAGCAAGTTTCTGGAGGTCCAAATGGCGTCTTTGATGGTGGCGAGGGTGAGCCACATCTCAGCGAagtcctttttctttattttctgctggCTCACCCCGTACAGCACTAGCTGCCCATGGAGGACCTCCCTTGCTGGCAAGTGTGGGAATTGCAAGGAGCCGGCCTTCGCCCACAGGTCCACAGCAGCGCTGCACTCCCACAGCAGGTGCCTCACCGACTCCGGCGCGCCACAACCGGGTCGGGGGCAGATGGACGTTGCAGACATGCCGCGGGAGCATAACAGCTCTGACCGGCAGGATCCCATGAGCCACCATCCATGACATCCTGGAGTCTGTTTGAAAGGACGGGATGGCTCACGTTGCGCCAAACGGTGGAGGCGTCTCCATACAGGAGGCCGCGCACTGGAGTCACTGGTTCCCGGTCCTGCACAACAGGGACAATAAAACGATGATTAGTTAAAATCttgctctcctctccttccaGTTTAAAATGCTCTAAAAATTTCCGTATAAATGCAGGAGGGAAGTTAAAAGCTACTGGAGttctaaaatcactttttatcatttttagttttctaagaTAGGACCCGCACCAGAATCTGGTCatcgtgtttgttttgttattgctggaAAGGTTCATGGCTTGTTTCAGGTGAGTGCTCGTATAGTGGCTGCCTAAAAACAAGTGAAGGTCTGGGACTCCTTTTCCTCAGGTTTGTacataatttctctttttaaccTTTCCCATTTGGAGTCccatatgaaataaaaaaatggctcGTTGTAGTTCTAAAAACACTCTCCTAGGAGGGATAAAAACAGCACTGGTGAGTAAAAACACTGGTAAAATCACAgctttaactattaaaatcttTCCTTCTATCGTAAGGTTCCTCATCCCCCAGAATCCCAGTCGCTGTTTTACTCTTCTTGTTATTTCAGTCCAGTTTGTCTttccttctccatgtttgtcaaattttactcccagtattttttgttcttcttccgTTACTTGAAACTGACACCCTACTTTTTCATTCTCCTTCCATGGTccataaaattgtgcttttgttttttctttgtttaattttgaccCTGATGCTTTCCCAAACCAATCGGTTAATTGAAAAATCCTATCTATTGATAAAAGATCtgtacataaaatgttaaaatcatccATGTATAAAAGACATTTCGCTACCTGCCCTCCACTCCCCGGTATCGTTACACCTAAAATCTGTGGGTCCCTTCTCAAGATCTGCGCCAGCGGCTCGACGCAGGCCACATAGAGAAGGGCGGATAACGGACAACCCTGACGGACACCGCAGTTCACTTTCACTGCTTTTGTCAGAAACCCGTTAACCATGAATCTGCTGGAGATGTTTCGGTACAGCAGTCCCACCCACGCTACGAACCTCCCAGGAAAACCCATTTTTTGCAGTACCTGGAAGAGGTACTGGTGCGAGACCCGATCAAACGCTTTCTCGAAATCTAGATTTAGGACTATCAGCCGAATGTTTCTGTCTCTCGCAAAACAGATGGTGTCTCGGATCAGTACCAGGCTGTCCGTGATCCTCCTTCCCGGGACGGCGCAGGCTTGATCCGGGTGGATTAGATCCACTAGATCtaaacatttactaaaaatcTTACAATCAACGTTTAAAAGGGTGATGGGTCTCCAGTTTTTAAGATCtgtcttgtctttgtctttataTAAAAGTGTAACAATTCCTGTTCTAAAACTATCGGGGAGTGTGTCTAGTTTgctaaaatcagtaaaaacagTAAGTAAATCCGGTGCTAAAATATcgtaaaaggttaaataaaattctaCAGGGAGACCGTCTGAGCCTGGAGACTTTcctcttttaaaacttttcaaagacTGTAAAAGCTCTAAAAGGGTAAAATCCTGCTCTAAAAAACTGCTGTCTTCTATACTTTTCTCAAGGAAATTcaaaatttcttttatattttttccttttaccattttttctgAGTACAAATCACTATAGTatttttcaattactttttttcttttcttctatgttagaaacaatgtttccattttctgactttaaatcagaaataaaacttgggttgtttataattttctttaaaaagtatctggtacatttttctccttctatttctctctctctgcttcttaaAATCACTCCCTTgctctttatttctgctaaaatgctcatttctttttttatttctcttatttctttattaaaatccattccctgttggtttaaaatgttttatctctGTAATCTTTTCTGCAGCCCCATCATGCATctctgttcttttctctttttatttttccctgctTGTCGAAAGAAAGTCTGGGTCCTACCTTTCACCATCTCCCACCACTGTGCTCGTGTTTCGTACAGGTCTTGGAGGGTCTGCCACTCACGGTACCGCTCCCGGTACTGGCCGACCAGAACCTGGTCTTCCAGCAGGGAGCGGTTGAGTTTCCACAGACCACCTGAAGTAAGTGAAGGAGGACAGAAGGAGGTGATCGGAAAAGAAAGCCGGTGACAATCTAGCATCAGTTAGGGCGCAATCCCTGATGAAGAAATAATCGATACGAGAGGCCATAGAGCCGTcaccaataaatacaaataaaaggtaaaagatATTTTCCACTACTTAGTGGTCAATATCTCAACCGGAGACAAAATTTACTGAACCTCTAAATCTGTGGCAACAGCCAAGTCACAAAGACTACCGCTATCACCACCCAAAGGAGGGGGCCGCTGTCTGAGCCAAAAGGCCGAGAAGCGATCTTCCTCACATTCAGTGCTGACCTTACTAAACACCggactttacaacaaatgcgttgtgtgatagatatctaacttatgggtcccctcactgtacttacagccgaggcagcgaaataacttctaatgtctgtcgtccttttcttttttggtggcgacatggagactcataataaatgtgaaactcaGAAGGAGACGCGTTCACTGTCAGCACCGTGGACCAAGCTTCCGGTCCGCGTGtggccagctggccgccgcctGGTGCAGCCAATCAAAGAACGTAGATCCACGTTCTGTGAGCCAATGGCGGGTCGTCATAGTTCATAACAacgaattttaaaatgaatgctaccactgcgtagtatattgaaatattaaactaatcagtgtagattttcgtttatttattttgtttttgttaaaaaatacatatgtttttttttttttaattaatatggcaaaaattggtcgggactattttatatcccttgaatgtcacgaccgtccatacccaaacctacgcccatgccacacactgtaaaacatcacaacgcactgtaaaacattgccacacactgtaaaacattacaacgcactgtaaaacattacaCCGTTagcctttgctgtattttttacagttaaataccacaaaatgcccagtaaaactaccataagacatctttacaaatagttactgtaatttgcattgcattatgggtatagtacatagtattacagtaacttactgtatgttttgaatttgcagtaatttactgtttacacaTTGCAGTAGTGGTACTGtacttataatatacagtaagaaTTATATTTGATGTCCAACGGTCATCATAGCTGCTTCATCGTGGTtccctgtttctgtatttttactcctttaatggttaacatatttttaaggcaGAAAGAGACTTAGGGACGCTGCTGTCAACGATTGTACCGGAAAGGAGGAGCTCTGGAGAAGAGACGCTGATATTTGGAAAAAGAAGCGGTTTGTGGCATAATCTGGGTTGTGAGTGGATCAGATGGCTAGTAGTAGTGGGGGAAGTTTGGAGGAGGATAATATGGATACAGGTTGGTCAATGGTAGAAAATAGaagagggggaggggggagagataaagggaaaaaaggatTGGGTAATGGGAAAAGATCTtttgaagatgaagaagaaacaactgaaataagaaagaaagcaaTGATGGAagaatttaaagtaatattaaagtttaaaactggACAGGATTTGATGGGGGTAAGTCCTATTAGTTTGTCGAATGGGCTTATGAAAGCTATTGGAGAGGTAGAGCTGGCTAAGGTGATAAGAGATGGGAGTTTACtaattatatgtaaaaatgctgaacaaagaaataaagctCTTAAGCTACAAATGGTGTGTAAAAAGGAAGTGATAGAAAGAAAGGTGGTGGGAGAGGTAAAAGGGGTGAAAGGGGTGATTTCAGGAATCCCTATAGGAGAAAACTTGGAAGAGttgaagaaaatgattaaaggaggagaaattacagaaattaaGAGACTACAAGCTTTTAGGGATGGAAAGAAATTGGATAGTACATCTGTACTATTGGTCTTCAAAGATAGGGTTCTGCCTGATAAGATAATGATTGGATATTTAAGTTACAATGTAAGGCAATATGTTCCATCACCAGTTAGATGTTATAAATGTCAAAGATATGGACATGTTGCAAATGTTTGTAGAGGGAAGCAGAGATGTGGCAGATGTGGAGGAGAACACCCTTATGGAGAATGTGGAAATAATCCTGTTAAATGTTGCAACTGCGGAGGAAATCATACTGCAGCATATGGAGGATGCAATGTAAGGAAAGAGGCAGCTAAAGTTCAAAAAATTAGAACTGAAAAGAGAGTAACTTATGATGAGGCAGTGAAACAGGTGAGAAGTGATGATAGTAATTTGAATGTAAGTCAGGAAAGGAAagtaatgacaaaaaatgatCAGGGAAATATTACGTTAGATAAATTAATTCCATTTCTTGCGTATATTATTAACTGTTCAGAAcaagcaagaaataaaactgagaagatTAAAATTATAGTGAAAGCAGCTTCTAAATTTTTTAAGGTAAAAGATTTGTCTTGGGAAAAAATACATGATGAGCTGAGACAAGGTGAAGGGTCAGCTGATCTTGAAGCGTCTCaaacaatttcataattttaataatacagTGGAATGCTCGGAGTTTAATAGCAAATGGTCAAGAATTTAAAGGTTTCATTAGTAATTTAAATCCAAAACCGGATATAGTATGTGTTCAAGAAACTTGGCTCAAGTCATCATTACAGTTTAGTATTAACGGTTATTCAGTTCTACGTAAAgacagggaaaataaaaatggaggagGGTGTGCtatttttatcaaaactaacataaaatttattcaaatacCAATACAAATGGTGTCAGACTTAGAAATTATTGGTGCTGAAGTATGGACAAATGAAGGgagtattaaaataattaatttctataACCCGTGTAAGCaattagaaaaatcaaaacttatAGAAGTCCTAAAAAATTGGAGAGGGAAAATAGTGtggtgtggggattttaatgcTTATAGCACATTATGGGGTGATCAAGATAATTATAATGGAGAGATTGTAGAAGAGTTCATAGAAGAAAAAggattgattgttttaaataatggaGAAGGCACTCGGGTGGATATTGTTAGAGGCAAAGAGTCTGCTATTGACTTGACATTGGTGTCTCAATCTATGGCTGATGTATGCGGATGGGAAATactcaaagaaaatacaatggGGAGTGATCATTACCCAATAATCATTAATATAGGGGTAGTTATGAAGGAGGAACAGTTAAAAGTTGAGGGAAGGTGGAAGTTTGGGAGAGCAAATTGGGGTATGTTTGGAGTTATGAGTGAAGAATGCTTGGAAAAGGTAGATATAAATAATCCAATTAATGAGGTTAATTCTGAAATTAGCAAGGGTATAATAAATTCGGCCAAATTAAGTATTCCCAAAAGTAATGGGaatagaataaagaaaaaaatagttcctTGGTGGACAATCGAATGTTCAATAGttattaaacagagaaacaaagcgTTTAAGATATTGAAAAGAATGATAAGCTTTCAGAATTTGataaattgtaaaagaaaacaggcaGAAGTTAGAAGAGTTATTAAAAGTGCTAAAAGAAATTATTGGAGAAAGTATTGTGAATCTTTGGGGAAGAATTCAGCATTAGATAAAGTCTGgaatactattaaaaaaatgtcagggaattcaaaagaattttttttcccaataattAAAGAGAATGGGAATAATATTATAGATAATAAAAGTAAGGCTGAGGTATTAGGAAAGATGTTTGCTAAGATACATAGTACAGAGAATCTAAATAATAGGGAAAAATTAGGACGTGAAACTACCAAACAGCGGAATATAGAATTAATTCAAAATGATGAGAATTATGATAATTATAGTAACAAGGAATTTTCCTTAGCTGAATTAGATAAAGTGT includes the following:
- the LOC114142200 gene encoding uncharacterized protein LOC114142200, whose translation is MLDCHRLSFPITSFCPPSLTSGGLWKLNRSLLEDQVLVGQYRERYREWQTLQDLYETRAQWWEMVKGPGTSDSSARPPVWRRLHRLAQREPSRPFKQTPGCHGWWLMGSCRSELLCSRGMSATSICPRPGCGAPESVRHLLWECSAAVDLWAKAGSLQFPHLPAREVLHGQLVLYGVSQQKIKKKDFAEMWLTLATIKDAIWTSRNLLVSRRRQMPPVAVIRMTAAKRKTSRAAGGAPRTQPPRRIACAYVDEGAGVMPRNAC